The sequence GGCGCCAAAATGTATTTTACGAAGACGAGGCAGCCACTTTGCATTTTGCCTTTGAGCACTTGCCTCGCAAGGTGGCGCTTTGGCAAGCGCTTTTGGCACCTTACGGAGTTTCTTTTGACTTGGCAGAGCAATTGATAGAGGCTTGCGGTCGATCGCAAGCCGGCGCCGTTTTCTATACCGCTACGCATTGCTTGTTGCTCGACAGGGGAGAGCTGCTGATTCGTGCACAGGCAGAAAACGCCGCTTTATGCCATGAGGAGCTGCTTTTGTCTTCCCCAAAAGGGAATGCTTCGCTTTGCTTCGGCAGTTTGTATTGGGAGTTGTTGCCAGGGCGTCCTTCATTGCTCTCGGCTGACCCTTGTCAGGCTTATTTGGATGCAGATAAGCTGAATTTCCCTCTGAAGGTAAGACTATGGCAAGCTGGCGACCGCTTTTGTCCTTTCGGTATGAAAGGCAAAAGCAAAAAAGTAAGCGACTTCTTGATAAACATAAAGCTATCACGCTTTGAAAAGGAGCGCCAATATGTGCTTGCTGATGCGCAAGGGCGTATTGCTTGGGTGCTTGGGCGCCGCATCGATGAACGCTTTGCTTTGAATGCATCTACGCAAAATGTGTTATTTTTAAGCTGGACCCCCAAACCATAGATATGCGATGAAATTGCGCAATCCCTTTAAAAAAACATACTCTGCTGCCGAACGCAACTTGTTTCGTTTTTTACGACGTTCACAGTTGTTCTCTTGTCTGGATGAAGCAGAGCTGGCAGAGCTCTATCCTTATTTTTACCACCGCACCTTTAAGAAAAACGAAGTGATTTTCTTTCGTGAAGACCCGGCACAGGCAGTATATATCGTCAGGGAAGGGCGTGTGGAATTAAATATTGACATACAAGATACTTTTGAAGTACTGGCTTATGCCGAAGAGGGGATTACTTTGGGTAGTGAAGCCTTTTTGCCAAAAAAACGCCGTCTTTACAATGCCATTGTGGCATCAGAAGAAGCCCAAATCCTGGTTCTGCCACAAGTAAATATCCTTGAGGTATTCAGAAGAGAAACGGCAATGAAAGCCAAGTTGATGGAAGCGCTTGCTAGCATGTATGCCGACAATACGGGGCATATATTCAATGCTTACCGTAATGTATTTGGATTTTTCGATTTGGGTAAAGCTTATATGTACTCATTCCAAAAACGCACACAAAAAGAGGAGGATGAACATGAATATTAGTCAAGAAGAGCAGAAGCTCTATGATTGCGAATGTTTGTCGCCGCGTAGCAGCGGCTTATATCACGATTGGATACTAAGATACATTGAAAAAGACGAAGCCCTACGCTCCCTTTACGAATATGAGCCTACTGTAGAAGGTGTGCGGCAGTTTATCAAAGACAGCCGTTTTACCGAGCAGCGCCGGCGTCTTGTGTCGCAAGCTATCATGCAGCAATACAGCGGCATGGAGCTGCCCGCAAATGTACGACGGAACATAGAGCAATTGGCGCATCCCAATACCTTTACACTTACCACCGGGCATCAATTGGTGCTGATGGGAGGTCCTCTTTTTGTGGCGTACAAGATTCTGTCGGTAATTCGTATGGCAGAGCAGTTGAATGCCCTCATGCCAAACCATCACTTCGTGCCTGTCTTTTGGATGGCAAGCGAAGACCACGATTGGGAAGAGGTAAATCACTTTTATTTTCGTGGGAAGCGTTATGAGTGGCAGCCGGATTATGCGGGTGCCGTGGGGCGCTACGTGTTGCCCGACATGCAACATTTTGTAGAGCAGCTTCCCGAAGAAATACGCTCATGGGCGGCGGCATATCGCTCCGGCGATACTTGGGCTATGGCGACACGCCGACTCTTGCACCAGCTTTTTGGTGAACTGGGGCTTGTCATCATCGATGGCGATGAC comes from Thermonema lapsum and encodes:
- a CDS encoding Crp/Fnr family transcriptional regulator produces the protein MKLRNPFKKTYSAAERNLFRFLRRSQLFSCLDEAELAELYPYFYHRTFKKNEVIFFREDPAQAVYIVREGRVELNIDIQDTFEVLAYAEEGITLGSEAFLPKKRRLYNAIVASEEAQILVLPQVNILEVFRRETAMKAKLMEALASMYADNTGHIFNAYRNVFGFFDLGKAYMYSFQKRTQKEEDEHEY